Proteins encoded by one window of Anopheles maculipalpis chromosome 2RL, idAnoMacuDA_375_x, whole genome shotgun sequence:
- the LOC126560079 gene encoding short-chain-enoyl-CoA hydratase: MERMANPNPPENTIVVEKENNITLIGINRPKVRNAIDSLTGRKLSAAIADFETDPKADVGVLHGIGGSFCSGYDLGELAGEQDPQQVQSIVHNPEGVMGPTRRMIRKPLVCAISGYCVAGGLELALMCDLRVMEENAVLGFFNRRFGVPLIDGGTVRLPALIGLSRALDLILTGRTVSAKEALEIGLVNRVVAVGAGLGQAYNLAMSIAKYPQLCIRHDRDAAYYGAFSAESFEQALEREATDVSVELLQEAKAGADKFRQGIGRGGSFSGIKERKLADWERAEMKHESKL, encoded by the exons atgg AACGAATGGCCAATCCAAACCCACCCGAAAACACTATCGTTgtagagaaggaaaacaacatcACACTGATCGGTATCAATCGTCCAAAGGTACGGAATGCAATCGATTCGCTGACTGGCCGAAAGCTGTCGGCTGCAATCGCTGACTTCGAAACCGATCCAAAGGCGGATGTAGGCGTGCTGCATGGTATCGGTGGAAGTTTCTGTTCCGGGTACGATCTTGGCGAACTTGCTGGCGAACAGGACCCCCAGCAGGTACAATCCATCGTCCACAATCCGGAAGGTGTGATGGGTCCCACGAGACGAATGATACGCAAACCGCTCGTTTGTGCCATCTCCGGGTACTGTGTGGCCGGTGGGCTAGAACTTGCGCTGATGTGCGATTTGCGCGTAATGGAAGAAAATGCCGTGCTTGGGTTCTTTAATCGACGTTTCGGAGTACCGCTGATTGACGGTGGTACGGTCCGGCTGCCAGCATTGATTGGGCTTTCGCGAGCACTAGATTTGATCCTAACCGGTAGGACGGTTTCTGCCAAGGAAGCACTTGAAATCGGACTCGTCAATCGTGTAGTAGCCGTTGGGGCAGGACTCGGACAGGCTTACAATCTAGCGATGAGCATCGCCAAATACCCGCAGCTGTGCATCCGTCACGATCGGGACGCAGCTTACTATGGTGCCTTTTCGGCGGAATCATTCGAGCAAGCGCTGGAACGTGAGGCAACGGACGTTTCCGTTGAGCTGCTGCAAGAAGCGAAGGCCGGGGCGGACAAATTTCGGCAGGGGATCGGACGTGGTGGAAGCTTCAGTGGGATTAAGGAGCGTAAGCTGGCCGACTGGGAACGAGCAGAGATGAAGCATGAATCAAAGCTTTAA